CGCGGCACGGCAAGGGCCACCGCTTCGCGCCGCACCGGGTCAACTACCGCGCCAACCTCTGGGCGCTGCGCGCGGTCGGGGTGCGGCAGGTGCTCTCGCCGTGCGCCGTCGGGTCGCTGCGACCCGAGAACGGGCCCGGCACCGTCGTCGTGCCCGACCAGGTCGTCGACCGCACGTGGGGTCGCGGCCACACCGTCTACGAGCAGGAGGGGCCGGTCGTCCACATCGGTTTCGCCGACCCCTTCTGCCCGCGCGGCCGGTCCGTCGCCCTCGGCTCGGTGCGGCGGGCGGGCCTCGACGCCGTCGACGGCGGAACCCTCGTGGTCGTCAACGGTCCGCGTTTCTCCAGCCGCGCCGAGTCGGTCATGCACCAGCAACAGGGCTGGTCCGTCGTCGGCATGACGACGATGCCCGAGGCCGCCATCGCGCGCGAGCTCGCCCTGTGCTTCACGACCATCGCCATGGTCACCGATCACGACGCCGGGGTCGAGGGCGGCGAGGCCGTCTCGCACGACGAGGTGCTGCGGGTCTTCGCCGCGAACGTCGACCGCCTCAAGGGGGTCCTGCGCGACGCCATCGGCGACCTGCCCGAGCCCGAGTCCGACGCCGATGCGACGTGCCCGTGCCGACGGGCTCTCGACGGCATCGAGCTGCCGTTCGCGTTGCCGTGAGCCTGCCGTGGCCCCCGCGACGGCGGGCGGCGCCCAGCTCACGTCGTCGCCGCGCCCGCCGGGCCCGGGTCCGGCGGGTTGTGGCCGCCCTGCTCGCCGGCTCGGCCGTGCTCGTCACGCTCTCCGCGCTGGCCCGTGACCGGGCGCCCGTCGTCGGCGCGCCGACGGTGGTGGCCGTCCGGGCCATGGCCGCCGGCACGGTCGTCGGCGCCGACGACGTCGAGGTCGTGTCGCTCCCCGTCGCGCTGCGCCCCGAGTCGGCGATGACGGCATCCTCGTCGGTCGTCGGGCGCACGACCGCTGCGGCGCTCGAGGCCCGCGAGGTGCTGACCCCGCCGCGGCTGGTCGGCGCCGACCTGCTCGCGGGGCAGCCGGCCGGGCACGTCGCGATGACCCTGCCGGTGCAGGGGGCGAGCACGCTCGGGGCCACCGCCGGCAGCCACGTCGACCTCTGGGCGACGGGCACGGGCGAGCGCGCGGTCGACGACGCCGTGGTGCTCGCGGTCGCGGGTGGCGGCGCCAG
This is a stretch of genomic DNA from Terracoccus luteus. It encodes these proteins:
- a CDS encoding S-methyl-5'-thioadenosine phosphorylase — its product is MADPALTASSPAPTVDGPRADIGVIGGSGLYDFLETYDTVEVDTPFGPPSDPLVVGEVDGRRVAFVARHGKGHRFAPHRVNYRANLWALRAVGVRQVLSPCAVGSLRPENGPGTVVVPDQVVDRTWGRGHTVYEQEGPVVHIGFADPFCPRGRSVALGSVRRAGLDAVDGGTLVVVNGPRFSSRAESVMHQQQGWSVVGMTTMPEAAIARELALCFTTIAMVTDHDAGVEGGEAVSHDEVLRVFAANVDRLKGVLRDAIGDLPEPESDADATCPCRRALDGIELPFALP
- a CDS encoding SAF domain-containing protein, producing the protein MAALLAGSAVLVTLSALARDRAPVVGAPTVVAVRAMAAGTVVGADDVEVVSLPVALRPESAMTASSSVVGRTTAAALEAREVLTPPRLVGADLLAGQPAGHVAMTLPVQGASTLGATAGSHVDLWATGTGERAVDDAVVLAVAGGGASAPTFGEQAPATVTLALSSDAAARVATHLSALGAGDRFVVALRRLPASSQ